A genomic region of Branchiostoma lanceolatum isolate klBraLanc5 chromosome 4, klBraLanc5.hap2, whole genome shotgun sequence contains the following coding sequences:
- the LOC136432994 gene encoding uncharacterized protein, whose translation MASFISNELTEDKIYQIRGLLEACDLLEHFGVEADDVETVEDAQICLLKKLASQPGAKKWTPEMVPSVVSEVIRKDRARREELVDFYRRTIQYTDSLHESARGQLDANFPGFHAQMSEKMGRLADDSCHIVVAGETSAGKSSLLNLILGEDLLPQSFLSSTSVICELKYGDREKVLAYKWGVSEPEEEVLSSDKGARLQQLAKYVHQREGRGSRAHPYNRIELFLTIPLLKGGITIVDTPGVGENEKLSNMVKSYLPTAFGFIYVINSGNAGGVQLDRLGDLLLSLKTDADTPPLFNPKSAIFVCNKWDLVPRGEADDVWNDTVEKLRNFWTNLDPSQVFQFSVQQASTAWNEAGYITGDFAELLNGFKRLLPISLRSKVELSYRWLSGILQRSSFHLRVMLGNIIDNELPAIEEKERAIQERLAKLREVAASKESAVTRHLEERTDKAVEGLRAYLTSAEVCGWLQSWDEDELPDDTNWNVLEYKMKKNVEDRIKQLVCRWDQEQDSFSVLRAEMLGKFKADFSIVEDDILQIERSMVTPLHTTQQQLGTSACWNREEDVQDSLFTIPTLTTGQKWALGAAAPVVIPLGVIVGMLALPATGLMAIAQRMNDNSRLQRYRADKKAYMTSLAHEMLQSFASRDNVHEIVKEKVESIFQYVSQLFSTIPILIKSDERLIREVYSIAKQEKIDLVMQHHKPSLATCEELSGELDCFYLTNVRDYDIPFDELLEREHIAGGSSGEVYRAELGGKPVALKLIRNSLYGTNASEVLQEERILRSLDHENLVGFYGTSYWAHHEKVIFVMELCQDNLREFLINNTERNPGRQGKNPSARQAAFTCVHPLTLQLASAMCYIHSKGLVHRDLKLANILITSDKIIKLADVGLTKKADDVTGTLCGTPPYIAPEVLQEKRYGKPSDMYSFGILLWEMWYGEETTHAAHFTIHRSGHAL comes from the exons ATGGCGAGTTTTATAAGTAACGAGCTGACGGAAGACAAGATATATCAGATCAGGGGGTTGCTGGAAGCATGTGACCTGTTGGAGCATTTTGGCGTTGAGGCCGATGATGTTGAGACAGTCGAGGATGCGCAGATATGTCTCCTGAAGAAGCTCGCAAGCCAACCTGGTGCAAAGAAATGGACTCCAGAAATG GTCCCCTCCGTTGTGTCCGAAGTGATAAGAAAAGACCGCGCAAGACGCGAGGAACTGGTGGATTTCTACAGGCGGACCATCCAGTATACTGACAGCCTTCACGAGTCCGCCAGGGGGCAGCTGGACGCTAACTTCCCAGGATTCCACGCACAGATGTCTGAGAAGATGGGCAGACTGGCGGATGACTCGTGCCACATTGTAGTTGCAG GTGAAACTTCTGCCGGGAAGAGCTCTCTCCTGAACCTGATCCTGGGTGAAGACCTGCTGCCACAGTCTTTTCTCAGCTCAACTTCCGTCATCTGTGAGCTCAAATATGGCGATCGAGAAAAG GTACTCGCGTACAAGTGGGGGGTGTCGGAGCCCGAGGAAGAAGTGCTGAGCTCTGACAAAGGGGCCCGTCTGCAACAGTTGGCTAAGTATGTGCACCAGAGAGAGGGACGCGGCAGTAGGGCCCATCCTTACAACAGAATCGAGCTCTTCTTGACGATTCCCTTGCTAAAG GGGGGCATCACAATCGTTGACACTCCAGGGGTGGGAGAGAATGAAAAACTCTCCAACATGGTGAAATCCTATCTGCCCACTGCGTTCGGCTTTATTTACGTCATCAACAGCGGGAATGCCGGCGGCGTTCAGCTGGACAGG CTTGGCGATTTGCTCTTGTCCCTGAAAACTGATGCTGACACGCCTCCCCTTTTCAACCCAAAGTCAGCCATCTTTGTTTGTAACAAGTGGGACCTAGTCCCTCGGGGGGAAGCAGACGATGTGTGGAATGATACCGTCGAGAAGCTGCGGAACTTCTGGACTAATCTAGATCCGTCACAGGTCTTCCAGTTCTCTGTTCAACAG GCATCTACTGCCTGGAACGAAGCGGGGTACATCACAGGAGACTTCGCAGAGCTTCTGAATGGCTTCAAGCGGCTACTCCCCATCAGCCTTCGGTCTAAGGTTGAGCTGAGTTACAG GTGGCTGTCAGGAATCCTTCAGAGGTCTTCATTCCACCTCCGTGTCATGTTGGGCAACATCATCGACAACGAGCTCCCTGCAATTGAGGAGAAAGAAAGGGCGATACAAGAAAGACTGGCCAAGTTAAGGGAGGTGGCAGCATCCAAGGAGTCGGCCGTGACAAGACATCTAGAGGAAAGAACCGACAAGGCGGTTGAGGGTCTCCGCGCCTACCTGACGTCTGCAGAGGTGTGTGGGTGGCTGCAGAGTTGGGATGAAGACGAGTTGCCGGATGACACCAACTGGAACGTCTTAGAATACAAGATGAAGAAGAATGTGGAAGATCGCATCAAGCAACTCGTCTGCAGATGGGACCAGGAGCAGGACTCCTTCAGCGTGCTTCGAGCAGAGATGCTTGGAAAGTTCAAGGCGGACTTCAGCATTGTAGAGGACGACATTCTACAAATCGAGCGCAGCATGGTAACTCCCTTGCACACCACTCAACAGCAGCTAGGAACGTCGGCCTGTTGGAATAGAGAAGAGGACGTGCAGGACAGCTTGTTCACCATACCCACTCTCACTACTGGGCAGAAGTGGGCGCTGGGGGCTGCGGCACCAGTTGTTATCCCTCTAGGTGTCATTGTCGGAATGCTTGCCCTCCCAGCAACCGGTCTGATGGCCATTGCCCAGAGGATGAATGACAACAGCCGCCTGCAGCGCTACAGAGCCGACAAGAAAGCCTACATGACGTCACTGGCACACGAGATGCTGCAGTCCTTCGCCTCGCGGGACAACGTCCACGAAATTGTCAAGGAAAAGGTCGAGTCTATCTTCCAGTATGTCAGTCAGTTGTTCAGCACGATTCCCATTCTTATCAAGTCAGACGAGCGACTGATCAGGGAAGTGTACTCCATCGCAAAGCAGGAGAAGATCGACCTTGTCATGCAGCACCATAAACCAAGCTTGGCTACGTGTGAAGAACTGTCCGGAGAGCTGGACTGCTTTTACCTGACCAACGTCCGTGACTACGACATCCCATTTGACGAACTGCTGGAGAGGGAGCACATCGCAGGAGGTTCTTCGGGCGAGGTCTACCGGGCCGAGTTGGGCGGAAAACCAGTGGCACTGAAGCTGATAAGGAACAGCCTGTACGGCACAAATGCATCCGAAGTTTTGCAGGAGGAAAGAATTCTGCG GAGCCTGGACCATGAGAACTTGGTGGGGTTTTACGGCACGTCATACTGGGCACATCACGAGAAGGTCATCTTCGTCATGGAGCTTTGCCAGGACAACTTGAGGGAGTTCCTCATTAACAATACTGAAAG GAACCCTGGTAGACAAGGGAAGAATCCCTCAGCTCGTCAGGCAGCATTTACCTGTGTTCACCCCCTGACTCTTCAGCTGGCGTCGGCAATGTGTTACATCCACTCCAAGGGTTTGGTGCACAGGGACCTGAAACTGGCGAACATACTG ATAACCAGCGACAAGATCATCAAGCTGGCTGACGTAGGCCTGACGAAGAaggctgatgacgtcaccggaaCCCTCTGCGGCACCCCGCCCTACATCGCGCCTGAGGTTCTGCAGGAGAAACGCTACGGGAAACCGTCAGACATGTACAGCTTCGGCATCCTTCTGTGGGAGATGTGGTACGGGGAGGAGACAACTCACGCGGCACACTTCACAATACACAGGTCAGGCCATGCTCTGTGA
- the LOC136431962 gene encoding uncharacterized protein: protein MADGTTTVQDGCEKEIELTEEVIAKCNITRARKISTNHHIPIDDLKNIGEMRQRFRLHMRQGGKQIHKEILHTVSDLKDKDDGARKRLQGILKDVQKILETCDDKICRQLELEQHTADHKTKIALHLETLQSTDCPILVAGETSSGKSSLINVLLGEDFLPSRHLSCSSVICKVQYGENKKAIVHFKDKHEPPATIPLPAGMDDLEDHLFKKSDREKESECKEVDIYLPLDYLKSGIFIVDSPGIGESDVMTAAVMEYLQQAFAFIYVIKSDNAGGVQEDRLKKLLKEVRKSRNQDKLQFINPASAIFVCNRWDIVERHGAEEAQNVKQDIIRKLRACWSGFQDHQVFFMNTEHAARDLEAGYVADDLARLAEGIEELIPRALQAKTHPSWNWIRHLVGRVLHYINSFLTKSAVTSTQLRQRYDRAKDEIRRLQENADTMMAGQKEKLEEVKGELVASMGTFLREETTESAMQSWAESEVPDVVKGMEWDVLQYQIESSTSARLEELIDEWEMKMKHFQSKTDEMMAIIIKGTSTVEVRLSKIEDELNNPDEHRSMAVFQPPKPQRKKGVRDFVDLSTEHLDLSDKILLGITAPLMATFGVIGAVAASPVLAVMGIQALKRKYTDQQERHKYKAAKCKYMAERAMEKLEDFRENDESIRKYVQERLKPVQDYLQAFEDNLPRKVKAQLELMERISQDQRTARELASDYQPLLEKVSGMKAKLALFELEELSLLDPCRVKCAEVDDAVKFHRGDISLKKGKVLTTHRSKMDATIKSYRTKIDGTTVGDFTTVRKLMHDNILRFIGICFIDELPQQVLQAADGCLREYLQKGPKVSAMFGLNTLPAMRGVCAGLQYLHGKQLVSFGLSQDTVLVVDRDGGDSRFKLAHVCEPRALHLSPDDYSGPAGPYVYLPPEVLREGVAYDSRSDMYALGMMMWEVWYEQKVFEKAEESMTLQSFIGTNMQLETSKPHKHVTVEQGAGAKWSTIIQECLRPPADRNLTSSEAMQQLHGVSKDH from the exons ATGGCCGACGGTACCACCACCGTCCAGGATGGCTGTGAAAAGGAAATTGAGCTGACAGAAGAAGTCATCGCAAAATGCAACATCACACGAGCCAGGAAGATATCTACAAATCACCACATCCCAATTGACGATCTGAAAAACATCGGTGAAATGAGACAGCGATTCCGTCTACACATGAGGCAGGGGGGAAAACAGATACACAAAGAG ATACTTCATACCGTATCGGATCTTAAGGACAAAGATGATGGCGCCCGCAAACGTCTTCAGGGGATTCTGAAAGATGTGCAAAAGATTCTAGAAACCTGTGATGACAAGATTTGTCGGCAACTAGAATTAGAACAACATACGGCGGATCATAAAACTAAAATAGCCCTCCACCTGGAGACGTTACAATCGACTGATTGTCCGATTCTTGTCGCAG GGGAGACATCTTCTGGTAAGAGTAGTCTGATCAACGTCTTGCTCGGAGAAGACTTTCTGCCATCACGCCATCTTAGTTGTTCATCCGTCATCTGCAAAGTCCAGTACGGAGAGAACAAGAAAGCCATCGTCCACTTCAAGGATAAACATGAGCCTCCAGCAACCATCCCACTTCCCGCCGGAATGGACGACCTCGAAGATCATCTGTTTAAGAAATCCGATCGGGAGAAGGAATCTGAGTGCAAGGAGGTTGACATATACCTTCCTCTGGACTATCTGAAG AGCGGGATCTTCATTGTGGACAGTCCGGGTATCGGCGAGTCTGACGTCATGACAGCGGCAGTGATGGAGTATCTACAGCAGGCGTTCGCCTTCATCTACGTCATCAAGAGTGACAATGCTGGAGGTGTTCAGGAGGACAGG CTTAAAAAGCTTCTGAAGGAGGTCCGGAAATCGCGGAATCAGGACAAGCTACAGTTCATCAATCCTGCCAGCGCCATCTTCGTCTGTAACAGGTGGGACATCGTCGAGAGACACGGGGCAGAGGAAGCACAAAACGTCAAACAGGATATCATAAG GAAGCTACGCGCCTGTTGGTCTGGTTTCCAAGACCACCAGGTGTTCTTCATGAACACCGAACATGCAGCAAGAGACCTTGAGGCGGGATACGTGGCCGACGACTTGGCGAGGCTTGCCGAGGGGATTGAAGAGCTCATCCCACGTGCCCTTCAGGCGAAGACACATCCCTCGTGGAA CTGGATAAGGCATTTGGTTGGGCGCGTATTGCACTACATCAATTCGTTTCTAACAAAATCCGCTGTGACCAGCACTCAACTACGTCAGCGATACGACAGAGCAAAAGATGAGATCAGACGCCTTCAGGAGAATGCAGACACGATGATGGCTGGCCAGAAGGAAAAGCTAGAGGAAGTCAAAGGTGAACTCGTAGCGTCGATGGGCACATTTCTGCGAGAAGAAACAACCGAGTCAGCCATGCAGTCTTGGGCGGAGTCTGAGGTCCCAGACGTAGTGAAGGGCATGGAGTGGGACGTGCTGCAGTACCAGATAGAGTCCAGCACCAGTGCACGTCTCGAGGAGCTCATTGACGAATGGGAGATGAAAATGAAGCACTTTCAATCGAAGACAGATGAAATGATGGCCATCATTATCAAAGGTACGTCCACTGTTGAAGTACGCCTTTCTAAAATCGAAGACGAACTTAACAACCCAGACGAACATCGCTCTATGGCCGTTTTCCAGCCACCGAAACCACAGCGGAAGAAAGGGGTGCGGGACTTTGTTGATCTCTCCACCGAACATCTCGATCTGTCGGACAAGATTCTCCTGGGCATCACAGCTCCTTTAATGGCGACGTTTGGGGTCATCGGAGCGGTGGCCGCAAGCCCAGTGTTGGCGGTGATGGGGATCCAAGCACTGAAGAGAAAGTACACCGATCAGCAAGAAAGGCACAAATACAAGGCTGCCAAGTGCAAGTACATGGCCGAAAGAGCCATGGAGAAGCTGGAAGACTTCCGCGAAAATGACGAATCCATTCGTAAGTATGTCCAAGAAAGGCTGAAGCCAGTGCAAGACTATCTCCAAGCATTCGAAGACAACCTGCCGAGGAAGGTGAAAGCACAGCTGGAACTGATGGAAAGGATTTCACAGGATCAACGCACGGCGAGGGAGCTAGCGTCCGACTACCAGCCCCTTCTGGAGAAGGTCAGCGGTATGAAGGCCAAACTGGCCCTGTTTGAGCTGGAGGAGCTCAGTCTGCTGGATCCCTGCCGTGTGAAATGCGCTGAAGTAGACGATGCCGTCAAGTTTCATCGCGGCGACATATCCTTGAAGAAGGGGAAAGTGTTGACAACTCACAGAAGCAAAATGGACGCCACTATCAAGTCATACAGGACGAAGATAGACGGTACAACGGTTGGCGACTTTACCACCGTCAG GAAGTTGATGCATGACAATATCCTCCGTTTCATTGGTATCTGTTTTATCGACGAGTTGCCACAGCAAGTCCTACAAGCAGCAGATGGCTGTCTACGGGAGTATCTACAGAAGGGCCCCAAGGTTAGCGCCATGTTCGGACTGAACACCCTGCCAGCCATGAGGGGCGTCTGTGCCGGGCTCCAGTATCTGCACGGCAAACAACTCGTGAGCTTCGGCCTGTCGCAGGATACTGTCCTG GTCGTCGATCGTGACGGTGGAGACAGCCGATTTAAGCTGGCACATGTTTGCGAGCCGAGGGCACTCCACCTGTCCCCGGATGACTACAGCGGTCCGGCAGGGCCATACGTCTACTTACCTCCCGAAGTCCTGCGTGAAGGCGTGGCTTATGACAGCCGATCTGACATGTACGCACTGGGCATGATGATGTGGGAGGTGTGGTATGAGCAGAAG GTATTtgagaaagcagaagaaagtATGACTCTACAATCCTTCATCGGCACCAACATGCAACTGGAAACGTCCAAGCCCCATAAACACGTCACTGTCGAACAGGGAGCAGGGGCAAAATGGAGCACCATCATCCAGGAGTGTCTGCGACCACCTGCCGATCGTAACCTGACGTCATCCGAAGCCATGCAACAGCTTCACGGCGTTAGTAAGGATCATTAA